In Xylanibacillus composti, a genomic segment contains:
- a CDS encoding cold-shock protein: protein MQNGTVKWFNAEKGFGFIEVEGGDDVFVHFSAIQGEGFKTLDEGQRVQFDVVQGNRGPQAENVVKL from the coding sequence ATGCAAAACGGAACAGTAAAATGGTTTAACGCAGAGAAAGGCTTTGGCTTTATTGAAGTGGAAGGCGGAGACGACGTTTTCGTTCATTTCAGTGCTATTCAAGGCGAAGGCTTTAAAACTCTGGACGAAGGCCAACGCGTTCAATTTGATGTGGTTCAAGGCAACCGCGGACCGCAAGCAGAAAATGTTGTGAAATTGTAA
- a CDS encoding electron transfer flavoprotein subunit alpha/FixB family protein, with amino-acid sequence MTDAVQVQEYDWSGYRGVLIYVEQREGRAKPVSWQLLGQGRRLADKLHTHLMAVVIGGQIEHLAKDAVAYGADRVYICEAPELRDYRTRPYSRLMMQLIEEVKPEIVLFGATATGRDLAGAIATHLPTGLTADTTELDVEPDPSRLLLASRPAFSEKMMATILCKQYRPQMATARAGVFEALPRDNQRSGEVLRLESRMGEDDIAAKVLDFVRDQTSVNLEEAEVIVAGGRGLGGPDAFRLLEELAEAMGGVVGASRAAVDAGWIGHEHQVGQTGYTVRPKLYFAIGISGAVQHTVGMSNAELIIAINKDKEAPIFQFAHYGIVGDLFQIVPALTEEVKRRKLAGEPLASEEGEVGA; translated from the coding sequence ATGACTGATGCGGTTCAAGTGCAGGAATATGATTGGTCCGGGTATCGCGGCGTGCTGATTTATGTGGAGCAGCGGGAGGGCAGGGCGAAGCCGGTTTCCTGGCAGCTGCTCGGACAAGGGCGAAGGCTGGCGGATAAGCTCCATACGCATCTGATGGCTGTCGTGATCGGAGGCCAGATCGAGCATCTGGCGAAGGATGCTGTAGCATACGGCGCCGACCGGGTTTATATCTGCGAGGCCCCGGAGCTCCGTGACTACCGGACTCGCCCTTACAGCCGGCTTATGATGCAGCTGATCGAGGAGGTCAAGCCGGAGATCGTGCTGTTCGGCGCCACGGCGACCGGCCGGGACTTGGCAGGGGCAATCGCTACGCATCTGCCGACAGGGCTTACGGCGGACACGACCGAACTCGATGTCGAGCCCGATCCGTCGAGACTGCTGCTTGCAAGCAGACCAGCCTTCTCCGAGAAGATGATGGCGACGATCCTTTGCAAGCAGTACCGGCCGCAAATGGCGACGGCGCGAGCGGGCGTGTTCGAGGCGCTTCCCCGGGACAATCAGCGAAGTGGCGAGGTGCTTCGGCTGGAAAGTCGAATGGGAGAAGACGACATTGCCGCGAAGGTGCTGGATTTCGTCCGCGACCAAACGAGCGTCAATCTGGAGGAGGCGGAGGTCATTGTGGCGGGAGGACGCGGCTTGGGCGGGCCGGATGCATTTCGGCTGCTTGAGGAACTGGCGGAGGCCATGGGCGGCGTGGTGGGCGCATCCCGTGCCGCTGTCGATGCCGGCTGGATCGGCCACGAGCATCAGGTCGGGCAAACCGGCTATACGGTGAGGCCGAAGCTGTACTTCGCGATTGGCATCTCCGGCGCGGTCCAGCATACGGTAGGCATGTCCAATGCCGAGCTGATCATCGCGATCAACAAGGACAAGGAAGCTCCAATCTTCCAGTTTGCTCATTACGGCATTGTGGGCGACCTGTTCCAGATTGTTCCGGCTCTGACGGAGGAAGTGAAGCGAAGAAAGCTGGCGGGCGAGCCGCTGGCGAGCGAAGAAGGGGAGGTGGGCGCATGA
- a CDS encoding type I phosphomannose isomerase catalytic subunit, which produces MWRTYVGGAMLERWRSAAAPSDGRFPEEWVASVVKARNPGREDEVHEGLTFREDQPDQALRNYIEANPEEALGAAHAAKYGAHPGLLVKLLDAAERLAIQVHPDKPTAEKLFQSAYGKTEAWYFLGGRNIAGEDPYVLCGFKPGMTREKWERLFHAQDIEGMIQSLHKVYPKPGDIMLIRGGIPHAIGPGNWMVEIQEPTDFTIRTERATPSGLALTDQAIHQGLGYERMFDCFHYDTYTEEEMLRLCKLTASVAERGQGWQIKQLISYNDTPYFSMDQLELENGAIGPAWTANGRFAVMIVLGGSGYVHWGDRKKKVEQGDQLFIPAELPAVVFASEDGPLQIVRCLPPALS; this is translated from the coding sequence GTGTGGAGAACCTATGTAGGCGGAGCGATGCTGGAACGGTGGCGAAGCGCCGCAGCGCCCTCCGACGGACGATTTCCAGAGGAGTGGGTCGCCTCAGTCGTCAAGGCGCGAAATCCAGGCAGGGAGGACGAGGTCCATGAGGGATTGACCTTTCGGGAAGACCAGCCGGACCAAGCGTTGCGCAATTATATTGAAGCGAATCCTGAAGAGGCGCTGGGCGCGGCGCATGCGGCCAAGTACGGCGCTCATCCAGGGCTGCTGGTCAAGCTGCTGGATGCGGCAGAGCGGCTGGCCATTCAAGTGCATCCAGACAAGCCGACAGCGGAAAAGCTGTTTCAATCCGCTTACGGAAAGACAGAAGCCTGGTACTTTCTCGGGGGGCGGAACATTGCAGGTGAAGACCCTTACGTTCTGTGCGGCTTCAAGCCGGGCATGACGCGGGAGAAGTGGGAGCGGCTGTTCCATGCTCAGGACATCGAAGGAATGATCCAATCGCTGCATAAAGTGTACCCGAAGCCCGGAGATATAATGTTGATCCGTGGCGGAATTCCCCACGCGATCGGTCCTGGCAACTGGATGGTGGAGATTCAGGAGCCGACAGATTTCACTATCCGGACAGAGCGTGCCACACCATCCGGTCTGGCCTTAACCGATCAAGCGATCCATCAAGGATTGGGCTACGAGCGGATGTTCGACTGCTTCCATTATGACACGTATACGGAAGAGGAGATGCTGAGGCTGTGCAAGCTGACCGCAAGTGTCGCGGAACGCGGGCAGGGGTGGCAGATCAAGCAGCTGATAAGCTATAACGATACGCCGTATTTCAGCATGGATCAGCTGGAGCTGGAGAATGGCGCGATCGGGCCGGCCTGGACGGCGAACGGTCGATTCGCTGTCATGATTGTGCTTGGGGGCAGCGGCTATGTTCACTGGGGAGACCGGAAGAAAAAGGTGGAGCAAGGGGATCAGCTTTTCATACCGGCCGAATTGCCTGCCGTCGTATTTGCCAGTGAAGACGGACCGCTTCAGATTGTCAGGTGCTTGCCGCCTGCGTTATCGTAA
- a CDS encoding ferredoxin family protein, which translates to MSQQKIADRLFTIRYKCDDKSHLTIKETETCLKCTTKDCNFFCPSDVYEWDKLQKITTVAYENCIECGTCRIACPSDNIEWVYPTGGYGITYKYG; encoded by the coding sequence ATGAGTCAACAAAAGATAGCTGATCGGCTGTTTACGATTCGTTACAAGTGTGATGACAAATCCCATCTGACGATTAAGGAAACGGAAACATGTCTGAAATGCACGACGAAAGACTGCAACTTTTTTTGTCCGTCGGATGTGTATGAATGGGATAAGCTGCAGAAAATCACCACGGTAGCTTACGAGAATTGTATCGAATGCGGCACCTGCCGCATTGCGTGCCCGTCGGACAACATCGAATGGGTTTATCCGACTGGCGGTTACGGCATTACGTACAAGTACGGATAA
- a CDS encoding glycosyl hydrolase produces the protein MNRTRKLFITMIVAAMMVSLAAPAFAQSVYSDVSGHWAESGIERWQAHGVIQGYPDGSFRPNEPVTRAEFVTILNGIFGFYAEGNRSFADVPAEAWYAKGMAVARQAGYYEGFPGNLARPSEALTRQDAAALLARMFALEPEAGTEKNFADQASIAPYAAEAVQALAGNVSGYPDGTFRPSGLITRAEVVQLMNQLIAGFFARPGEVEGGTISGNAVINQKDVVLKNATILGNLYIAPGVADGDAALDAVTVEGTTFLSGGGEHTVGANDSTFADIEIERKEGALRFQTSGPTTIDSITVRTPATLELGEGTTVKKVVIYADGTQIVGDGSIEVLIIEADGVTVNGEPVERGETSVGGGTVGFVPGGGSSSSGGGGSRPDRGNNNVIDLVDKDATPMTQSLFAYLLNTQGKQIIFGQQHVTDEALSDAVNADGVVSDVYNSVGDYPGLFGWDTLSLDGYEKPGSTSASPESNVNALIAEMKRAHDLGGILTLSMHPRNFVTGGAYNDVSGKVVDKILPGGSHNAEFNAWLDNIAAFANGLVDEEGRHIPVLFRPFHEQSGGWFWWGTTYTTVDEYKELYRYTVEYLRDKKDVHNFLYVYSPNGPFGGNAERFLTWYPGDDYVDVLGLDQYDNKDNAGSEGFLNGLVEDLGMISRLAEEKGKISAFSEFGYSPQGMNKTGNNPVWFTSMLNAIKADPDARKIAYMQTWANFGFPTNVFVPYRDVKLVDPDTNEPYGDSDLLPDFIDFYEDSYTAFSRDLVGVYDYKANVKQDKPSFMHVVSPLEQQSLKEETLTIRARVLHADHARVTYSVNDSEEVEMTLDEEGFYYMGSWTPDATHNGTIVEVTVRLYENGWITHESTKLVQVQVPEILIDTYTFDDDLEGVAYAGAYYNAIGGDPGTGSIEHAVIDGNGVLQLNVTDMVYTDSWQELKLELKNIDDAVLRLTNRVKFEVMVPVDAGSKSADAQVQGVGLLPPDYGTKYEAAGALLSSLTVTNNVYKYEAVVTFPQPQKLEEAEGIALSIVGKYLEHEGPIYVDNIAFYRAFMEEPDDPAIVDTFEGYQGLDALLRNAYTIEGDNPVILSLSPDVKGDGHFGLRYEYDLDREYVGITKALNTDWSSFNKLRFWLKPDGSGQKLVLQFTFSGIAYEAYPSLEGTEEGWVDIHLNDFVPAQWETAHQGRALTKKDLQNVTKFGLFINLQPGESDRPASVIYIDEIQAIYDESADEVPGDGPPPLAPGLINDFEEDRGGWAIEHSVNNANARELGISTDDPASGSASLSVTFDLDGTDFEIARVEGLNISKVDTLQLKAKLSNGFANAVLYLKDSDYGWHATEPVALSTETYTTLSLPIDKIPGPEAIYAIGVKLSDFSGTGSAKLYIDDVELLAEGSGGTAPGILHDFEIDVEGWQAVNASGGPWVTDEWAASGSQSLKADIPLGSEINVELKSTANRDFSGLSALKAQVKQASWGDAGSGIKAKLFVKTGAGWAWADSGEASLNSDSGTELTIDLTAVSDLDQVKEIGIEIIVPADSADDVTAVYVDHVVLE, from the coding sequence ATGAACAGAACTAGGAAATTATTCATCACGATGATCGTTGCTGCGATGATGGTATCGCTTGCGGCCCCGGCATTTGCACAATCCGTTTATTCGGATGTATCTGGGCATTGGGCGGAGTCGGGTATTGAAAGATGGCAGGCGCATGGGGTCATCCAAGGCTATCCGGATGGTTCCTTCCGGCCGAATGAGCCTGTGACAAGAGCGGAGTTCGTCACCATTCTGAACGGAATATTCGGCTTCTATGCAGAAGGGAATCGGTCATTCGCGGACGTACCGGCTGAAGCCTGGTACGCCAAAGGCATGGCTGTAGCCCGGCAAGCCGGATATTATGAAGGCTTCCCGGGGAATCTGGCCCGACCATCGGAGGCATTGACCCGGCAGGATGCCGCAGCCTTGCTGGCGCGCATGTTTGCGCTGGAACCGGAAGCCGGCACAGAGAAGAACTTTGCCGATCAAGCGAGCATAGCCCCTTATGCGGCTGAAGCGGTGCAGGCACTCGCTGGCAATGTAAGCGGTTACCCGGATGGCACCTTCCGTCCATCGGGGCTCATTACCCGAGCAGAGGTCGTTCAATTGATGAACCAGCTGATCGCCGGTTTCTTTGCCCGGCCAGGCGAGGTTGAAGGCGGCACGATTTCGGGCAATGCTGTGATCAATCAGAAAGATGTAGTCCTGAAAAACGCCACGATCTTGGGCAACCTGTATATTGCTCCCGGTGTGGCGGACGGGGATGCAGCGTTGGATGCAGTCACGGTGGAAGGCACAACCTTTCTCTCCGGGGGCGGCGAGCATACAGTAGGTGCCAACGACTCGACCTTCGCCGATATCGAGATTGAGCGCAAGGAAGGCGCTCTGCGTTTCCAGACCAGCGGTCCAACGACGATTGACAGCATTACAGTCAGGACGCCGGCAACGCTCGAGCTGGGCGAAGGCACTACAGTGAAGAAGGTCGTCATCTACGCAGACGGCACGCAGATTGTTGGAGATGGCAGCATTGAGGTATTGATCATAGAGGCGGATGGGGTAACCGTCAATGGAGAACCGGTGGAGCGCGGCGAAACTTCGGTAGGCGGCGGCACTGTCGGCTTTGTTCCGGGCGGCGGCTCCAGCTCCAGCGGCGGCGGTGGCAGCCGTCCAGACCGCGGCAACAACAATGTCATTGACCTGGTGGACAAGGATGCGACGCCGATGACACAATCCTTGTTTGCCTACTTATTGAATACCCAAGGCAAGCAGATTATTTTCGGTCAGCAGCATGTGACGGACGAAGCGTTGTCCGATGCGGTGAATGCCGATGGCGTCGTTTCGGACGTTTACAATTCCGTCGGCGACTATCCGGGTTTGTTTGGCTGGGATACGCTCAGCCTGGACGGCTATGAGAAGCCCGGTTCGACCAGCGCTTCGCCGGAAAGCAATGTGAACGCGTTGATTGCTGAGATGAAGCGCGCCCATGATCTTGGCGGCATTCTTACGCTGAGCATGCATCCGCGGAACTTCGTGACAGGCGGCGCCTATAATGATGTGTCGGGCAAGGTTGTGGACAAGATTTTGCCAGGCGGCAGCCACAATGCAGAGTTCAATGCGTGGCTGGACAATATCGCGGCATTCGCCAATGGACTGGTGGATGAAGAAGGTCGTCATATTCCCGTCTTGTTCCGACCGTTTCACGAGCAATCCGGCGGATGGTTCTGGTGGGGGACGACGTATACGACAGTAGATGAATATAAAGAATTGTATCGCTACACGGTGGAATATTTGCGCGACAAGAAGGACGTGCACAATTTCCTCTACGTGTATTCCCCGAACGGACCATTTGGCGGGAACGCCGAGAGGTTTTTGACCTGGTACCCAGGGGATGATTATGTCGATGTATTGGGATTGGATCAATATGACAATAAGGATAATGCTGGTTCTGAGGGCTTCCTGAACGGATTGGTCGAGGATTTGGGCATGATTAGCCGCTTGGCTGAGGAAAAAGGCAAGATCTCCGCCTTCTCGGAGTTTGGCTACAGTCCGCAGGGGATGAACAAGACAGGGAACAATCCGGTGTGGTTCACCAGCATGCTGAATGCGATCAAAGCCGATCCGGATGCGCGCAAAATCGCCTATATGCAGACTTGGGCGAACTTTGGCTTCCCTACGAACGTTTTTGTTCCTTACAGGGATGTAAAGCTTGTTGATCCTGACACGAACGAACCGTATGGCGATTCCGACTTACTGCCGGATTTTATTGATTTTTATGAGGACAGCTATACAGCTTTCTCCCGTGATTTGGTTGGCGTCTACGACTACAAGGCGAATGTGAAGCAAGATAAGCCTTCCTTCATGCATGTCGTTTCGCCGCTTGAGCAGCAATCATTGAAGGAGGAGACACTCACCATTCGCGCGCGTGTGCTGCATGCGGATCATGCGAGGGTGACTTACAGCGTGAATGACTCGGAAGAGGTCGAGATGACGCTGGATGAGGAAGGATTCTATTACATGGGCAGCTGGACACCAGATGCCACGCATAATGGCACCATTGTTGAGGTAACCGTACGCTTGTATGAAAACGGCTGGATCACGCACGAGTCGACCAAGCTTGTGCAAGTGCAGGTGCCGGAAATCCTGATAGACACGTATACGTTCGATGACGATTTGGAAGGCGTTGCGTACGCGGGGGCTTATTATAATGCGATAGGCGGCGATCCCGGTACGGGCAGCATCGAGCATGCGGTTATCGACGGCAACGGCGTGCTGCAGCTGAATGTAACCGATATGGTCTATACGGACAGCTGGCAGGAGCTCAAGCTGGAGCTGAAAAACATCGATGACGCTGTGTTGCGCTTGACCAACCGTGTGAAATTTGAAGTGATGGTTCCAGTAGATGCCGGAAGCAAGAGCGCGGACGCGCAAGTGCAAGGCGTAGGCCTGCTGCCGCCGGACTATGGCACGAAGTATGAAGCGGCAGGAGCGCTGCTGAGCAGCCTGACCGTAACAAACAATGTATACAAGTATGAAGCGGTCGTCACCTTCCCGCAGCCGCAAAAGCTCGAGGAAGCGGAAGGCATTGCTCTGTCGATCGTGGGCAAATATTTAGAGCATGAAGGTCCGATCTACGTAGACAACATTGCGTTCTATCGCGCCTTCATGGAAGAGCCGGATGACCCGGCTATTGTCGATACCTTCGAAGGGTATCAGGGGCTGGATGCCTTGCTCCGCAACGCTTACACCATAGAAGGCGACAATCCGGTCATCCTCTCGCTTAGTCCGGATGTGAAGGGCGACGGACACTTCGGGCTGCGCTATGAATACGATCTTGATCGCGAGTATGTCGGCATTACGAAAGCGTTGAATACGGATTGGTCCTCATTCAACAAGCTGCGCTTCTGGCTGAAGCCGGACGGCTCCGGGCAGAAGCTGGTTCTGCAATTTACGTTCAGCGGCATCGCTTATGAGGCTTATCCATCGCTGGAAGGAACAGAAGAAGGATGGGTGGACATCCATCTGAACGACTTCGTTCCGGCCCAATGGGAGACGGCGCACCAAGGCAGAGCCTTGACGAAGAAAGACCTTCAGAACGTGACGAAGTTCGGTCTCTTCATCAATCTGCAGCCGGGTGAATCCGATCGTCCGGCCAGCGTGATTTACATTGACGAAATTCAGGCGATCTACGACGAGTCTGCGGATGAGGTGCCAGGTGACGGACCTCCTCCGCTGGCGCCCGGTTTGATCAACGACTTTGAAGAAGACCGCGGCGGCTGGGCGATTGAGCACAGTGTCAACAATGCCAATGCGAGAGAGCTGGGCATCTCGACAGATGATCCGGCTTCCGGCTCGGCTTCCTTGTCCGTGACGTTCGATCTGGACGGAACAGACTTCGAGATTGCGCGTGTCGAAGGCTTGAACATTTCGAAGGTCGATACGCTGCAATTGAAGGCGAAGCTGTCGAATGGCTTCGCCAACGCAGTGCTCTACCTGAAGGACAGCGACTACGGCTGGCACGCGACAGAGCCGGTTGCGCTCTCGACTGAGACGTATACGACACTGTCCTTGCCAATCGATAAAATTCCGGGACCGGAAGCGATTTATGCGATTGGCGTGAAGCTTTCTGACTTCAGCGGCACAGGCTCGGCCAAGCTCTATATCGATGATGTGGAGCTGCTGGCGGAAGGCAGCGGCGGCACCGCGCCCGGCATCTTGCACGACTTCGAAATCGATGTGGAAGGCTGGCAGGCAGTCAATGCGAGCGGCGGTCCGTGGGTGACGGATGAATGGGCCGCGTCCGGCTCGCAATCGCTTAAGGCTGACATTCCTTTGGGAAGTGAGATCAATGTAGAGCTGAAATCCACAGCCAACCGTGATTTCAGCGGTTTGTCCGCGCTGAAGGCACAGGTCAAGCAAGCTTCTTGGGGGGACGCGGGCAGCGGCATCAAGGCGAAGCTGTTCGTGAAGACCGGAGCCGGATGGGCTTGGGCCGACTCGGGAGAAGCGTCGCTCAACAGCGACAGCGGGACCGAATTGACAATTGACCTGACTGCGGTAAGCGATCTGGATCAGGTGAAGGAAATCGGCATTGAAATCATTGTTCCGGCTGACAGTGCAGATGATGTTACGGCCGTCTATGTCGATCATGTAGTTCTGGAATAA
- a CDS encoding FAD-dependent oxidoreductase, protein MNEKFDAVVVGAGPAGAAAAMTLARAGLSVVLLERGEFPGAKNLFGGVLYRKQIEEFVPEFWKERNAPIERHIVEQRIWMMGEDSMVTFGHRNEKYKEPYNCFTGLRVKFDQWFANKAVEAGAIPVYETVVLDVIREGSRVVGVKTDREDGDLYADVVVIADGVNSLLGKKMGIHREWQPDEVSLAVKEVIALPREKIEDRFNLEGNEGVTIEFMGQTSLGMAGMGFLYTNKETLSLGIGVMVNHLRDKRIKPYAILDAVKQHPMLRKLIQGGETLEYSGHLIPEGGFHSIPPLSGEGWVVCGDAAQLVNFVHREGTNLAMTSGRLAAEAIIEARDAGDMTPTALQRYDEKVRASFIHKDLKKYKGMHAMLKEEDPELLFDKLPRALNEAAYQMFLVDGEPKAEKQKKAVGIVKGAAGGTLNMMKLGWKGWRAMNG, encoded by the coding sequence ATGAACGAGAAGTTTGACGCTGTCGTCGTGGGCGCCGGACCGGCAGGAGCCGCGGCCGCGATGACGCTCGCCCGGGCCGGACTGTCGGTCGTCCTGCTGGAGAGAGGCGAATTTCCAGGGGCTAAAAATCTGTTCGGCGGCGTACTGTATCGCAAGCAGATCGAAGAGTTCGTCCCGGAGTTTTGGAAGGAGCGCAACGCGCCCATAGAGCGGCATATTGTAGAGCAGCGCATCTGGATGATGGGCGAGGACTCGATGGTGACATTCGGCCATCGGAACGAAAAGTATAAGGAGCCATACAACTGCTTCACCGGCCTGCGCGTCAAGTTCGATCAATGGTTCGCGAATAAAGCCGTCGAAGCGGGAGCGATTCCCGTATATGAAACGGTTGTACTGGACGTAATTCGCGAGGGCAGCCGCGTCGTCGGCGTGAAGACGGATCGCGAGGATGGCGATCTCTACGCAGATGTAGTGGTCATCGCCGATGGCGTCAACTCGCTGTTGGGCAAGAAGATGGGCATCCATCGGGAATGGCAGCCGGATGAAGTGTCGCTGGCCGTGAAGGAAGTGATCGCGTTGCCGAGGGAGAAGATTGAGGATCGCTTCAATCTGGAGGGCAACGAAGGCGTGACGATTGAATTTATGGGCCAGACCTCGCTTGGCATGGCGGGCATGGGTTTTTTGTACACGAATAAGGAGACGCTTTCGCTTGGCATTGGCGTCATGGTCAACCACCTTCGCGACAAGCGGATCAAGCCGTACGCCATCCTCGACGCAGTCAAGCAGCATCCGATGCTGCGCAAGCTGATTCAGGGCGGGGAGACGCTGGAGTATTCCGGCCATCTAATCCCGGAGGGCGGCTTTCACTCCATTCCGCCGTTGTCCGGCGAAGGCTGGGTCGTCTGCGGCGATGCCGCGCAATTGGTCAACTTCGTGCATCGCGAAGGCACGAATCTGGCGATGACGAGCGGCCGGCTGGCAGCGGAGGCCATCATCGAAGCGCGAGATGCCGGCGACATGACGCCGACTGCGCTGCAGCGCTATGATGAGAAGGTGAGGGCTTCCTTTATTCACAAGGATTTGAAGAAATATAAGGGCATGCATGCCATGCTGAAGGAAGAGGATCCGGAGCTGCTCTTCGACAAGCTGCCGCGCGCCCTGAACGAAGCGGCCTACCAGATGTTCCTCGTCGACGGAGAACCGAAGGCGGAGAAGCAAAAGAAAGCAGTGGGCATCGTGAAGGGGGCCGCAGGCGGAACGTTGAATATGATGAAGCTTGGATGGAAAGGATGGAGGGCGATGAACGGATGA
- a CDS encoding cold-shock protein, with product MARLPRQRGTLRGMGGVWMYARRRSEDEIQKMDTVVWSCTNEDCKVWIRDDYSFEDTPTCTLCGSSMQRSSKLLPVLMNNSQDWKLPKNTSRPKA from the coding sequence ATGGCGCGGCTGCCCAGGCAGCGGGGCACACTTAGAGGTATGGGAGGGGTTTGGATGTACGCGAGAAGAAGGTCAGAGGATGAAATTCAAAAGATGGACACGGTCGTTTGGTCATGCACGAATGAGGACTGCAAGGTTTGGATTAGGGATGACTACTCCTTCGAGGATACGCCTACCTGCACATTATGCGGCTCATCTATGCAGCGGAGCAGCAAGCTGCTCCCCGTGCTCATGAATAACAGCCAAGACTGGAAATTGCCGAAAAACACTTCCCGCCCCAAGGCATAG
- a CDS encoding electron transfer flavoprotein subunit beta/FixA family protein, with the protein MPDSREIRIDPATNTLIRQGVPSIVNFYDLHGLEEALRIKEETGARVTVVTMGPPPAEKSLKTCIALGADEAVLVTDRGFAGADTLATSYVLAKTIQKVEQEWGKVDMVFCGKQTLDGDTGQVGPGIACRLDLEQLTYVSEVKQVDPIRRTVRVGRKLEDGAETVETRMPVLLTALKELNRVRRASLPGVIRGHRYKPIVWTTADFPDLDRSQIGLKGSPTIVAKTWVPEAKKVTCQWLSGENAQAAAAGACDALWDNNLPARLGWIRGGAVHD; encoded by the coding sequence GTGCCAGACAGCAGGGAAATTCGGATTGATCCCGCAACGAACACGCTGATTCGCCAGGGCGTTCCGAGTATTGTCAATTTTTACGATCTGCATGGATTGGAGGAAGCGCTTCGAATCAAGGAGGAGACGGGGGCGCGGGTTACGGTCGTTACGATGGGTCCACCTCCGGCTGAGAAGAGTCTCAAAACCTGCATCGCGCTTGGCGCGGATGAAGCAGTGCTTGTGACAGACAGAGGGTTTGCCGGAGCGGATACCTTGGCTACGTCTTATGTGCTGGCGAAGACGATTCAGAAGGTAGAGCAGGAATGGGGCAAGGTCGATATGGTGTTCTGCGGAAAGCAGACGCTCGATGGCGATACGGGTCAAGTAGGACCGGGCATCGCCTGCCGGCTCGATCTCGAGCAGCTTACGTATGTAAGCGAGGTCAAGCAGGTGGACCCGATCCGGCGTACGGTACGGGTTGGCCGCAAGCTGGAGGACGGGGCAGAGACGGTGGAGACCCGGATGCCTGTGCTCCTTACAGCCTTGAAGGAGCTGAATCGGGTACGCCGCGCATCGCTGCCGGGTGTCATTCGCGGGCATCGGTACAAGCCGATCGTCTGGACGACAGCCGACTTCCCCGATTTGGACAGGTCGCAAATCGGCTTGAAGGGTTCGCCTACCATTGTGGCCAAGACATGGGTGCCGGAAGCTAAGAAGGTTACATGCCAATGGTTGAGCGGGGAGAATGCGCAAGCCGCGGCGGCAGGAGCCTGCGACGCGTTGTGGGACAACAATCTGCCAGCCCGTCTGGGATGGATACGAGGAGGTGCTGTCCATGACTGA
- a CDS encoding ZIP family metal transporter: protein MAAALIGSFISAMATVLGAIPILIVKRLSEKWKDILIAFTAGIMVSASTFGLMPQAIEESGILALTVGFLIGIVVLDLIERNIPHIDVENDASSGIGSFDSKSLLVIIALFIHNIPEGLSTGFSYASQNESLGPMVAIAIGAQNMPEGLILAVFLVNSNVSKLKSLMIVTLTGLMEVVSAIVGYFAASYIQVLIGYGLAFAAGAMMFIVYKELIPESHGHGYERPSTYSFILGLLVMVYISYVYG from the coding sequence TTGGCTGCGGCACTGATTGGAAGCTTCATCTCCGCTATGGCGACCGTACTCGGCGCAATTCCGATTCTCATAGTGAAGCGGCTGTCTGAGAAGTGGAAGGACATTCTGATCGCCTTCACGGCAGGGATTATGGTCTCGGCTTCCACCTTCGGGCTTATGCCGCAAGCGATCGAGGAATCGGGCATCTTGGCTCTGACGGTCGGGTTTTTGATCGGCATTGTCGTACTCGATCTGATTGAACGGAATATCCCGCATATTGATGTGGAGAACGATGCCAGTTCAGGCATCGGCTCATTTGACAGCAAGTCCTTGCTCGTCATCATTGCGCTTTTTATTCATAATATTCCCGAAGGGCTGAGCACAGGATTCAGTTATGCGAGCCAGAATGAAAGCCTGGGGCCGATGGTGGCGATAGCGATCGGAGCGCAAAATATGCCGGAGGGCCTTATCCTTGCGGTATTTCTGGTCAATTCCAATGTCAGCAAGCTGAAGTCCTTGATGATCGTTACCTTGACCGGCCTGATGGAGGTTGTATCTGCGATAGTCGGCTACTTTGCAGCCAGCTACATTCAGGTGCTGATCGGTTACGGCCTGGCCTTTGCTGCAGGCGCCATGATGTTTATTGTGTACAAGGAACTGATTCCGGAAAGCCATGGACACGGCTATGAACGGCCGTCCACGTACTCCTTTATTCTGGGATTACTTGTCATGGTGTATATCAGCTACGTATATGGGTAA
- a CDS encoding putative motility protein: protein MNVSGALQAANSGNMLKQAVGIAMLDKAMSAEAAQMEKLLSGFEKNQKEIQQAAHPYLGKQLDIQV from the coding sequence ATGAACGTGAGTGGTGCACTGCAAGCTGCAAACAGCGGCAATATGCTGAAGCAAGCCGTGGGCATTGCCATGCTGGACAAGGCCATGAGCGCGGAAGCTGCGCAAATGGAAAAGCTGCTGAGCGGCTTCGAGAAAAACCAGAAGGAGATCCAGCAAGCCGCACACCCTTACCTGGGGAAGCAGCTGGACATTCAAGTTTGA